The following are encoded in a window of Thiohalobacter sp. IOR34 genomic DNA:
- a CDS encoding PDC sensor domain-containing protein: MNQTQTQSLSWQQSIARQREALADMISLPLERIADRCAAVWPERELLDQTLSSGLHELPYCQFLYVLDREGVQISDNASHQGLLPEHFGRDRSQRPYMRGLLPIHGMHLSEAYLSLRAHRPSVTAVQVIRHDDRIVGFLGADFDLRDLPLTRELYDEPSHWRQIKGDPAIRSGVFLQRRAESEMDRRIDDVLPIIEELIVQHGVFHGKLHFSSNRATIWHVNDPYRYRLLDIDMLVDPSICFAYPTAVYPANAVIRPEQIRPILEGFRELRFADETIYLRAGSVNIFNGLVALNFSCDGSHYLPHAEFLDRDNPFWTSLTPAGA, encoded by the coding sequence ATGAATCAGACGCAGACCCAGTCACTATCATGGCAGCAGAGTATCGCCCGGCAGCGTGAGGCGCTGGCGGACATGATCTCGCTGCCCCTGGAACGCATCGCCGACCGCTGTGCCGCGGTCTGGCCGGAACGGGAACTGCTCGACCAGACGCTCAGCTCCGGCCTGCACGAGCTGCCCTACTGCCAGTTCCTCTATGTGCTGGACCGGGAAGGTGTGCAGATCAGCGACAATGCCAGCCATCAGGGGCTGCTGCCGGAGCACTTCGGCCGGGATCGTTCGCAGCGCCCCTACATGCGCGGGCTGCTGCCGATCCACGGCATGCATCTGTCCGAGGCCTATCTCAGCCTGCGCGCCCACCGGCCGTCGGTCACCGCGGTGCAGGTGATCCGCCACGACGACCGCATCGTCGGTTTCCTCGGTGCCGACTTCGACCTGCGGGATCTGCCGTTGACCCGCGAGCTGTACGACGAGCCCAGCCACTGGCGGCAGATCAAGGGCGATCCGGCGATCCGCAGCGGGGTCTTCCTGCAGCGCCGCGCCGAGAGCGAGATGGACCGTCGCATCGATGACGTGCTGCCGATCATCGAGGAACTGATCGTCCAGCACGGGGTGTTCCATGGCAAGCTGCACTTCTCCAGCAACCGGGCCACCATCTGGCACGTCAACGACCCCTACCGCTACCGGTTGCTGGACATCGACATGCTGGTCGATCCGAGCATCTGCTTCGCCTATCCGACCGCGGTCTACCCGGCCAATGCGGTGATCCGGCCCGAGCAGATCCGGCCCATCCTAGAAGGCTTCCGCGAGCTGCGCTTCGCCGACGAGACCATCTATCTGCGCGCCGGTTCGGTGAACATCTTCAACGGCCTGGTGGCGCTGAACTTCTCCTGCGACGGTTCGCACTATCTGCCACATGCCGAGTTCCTGGATCGTGACAACCCCTTCTGGACGTCGCTGACGCCGGCGGGCGCGTAG